In one window of Vibrio sp. JC009 DNA:
- a CDS encoding iron ABC transporter permease, whose protein sequence is MTKETFKLWKTGSGATALLLVLPILAIFYLSFGETEGLFTHLFDTVLPVYTLNTFALVSGVMILALLFGVPSAWLMAMCRVPGEKVLQWALVLPLAMPGYIVGYIYTDWFDYAGPIQFFIRDMTGWGAGEYWFPDLRTLPGATLILALVFYPYVYLMVRAAFMEQSVSLLQSARLLKCSPWESFKRVSLPLARPSIAVGLSLVAMEALGDFGTVSYFAVNTLTTAVYDTWLGYSNLNAAAKISAIMLVVVVLLLSGERYSRRKQKLFQSSFSSHEDIRYALTGWKKWLALIWCWGLISVAFIFPLGQLLIYAFQYLAESWTAEFKAYALNSLQVSVLAAIAAIMVALVVNFAYRLDKSGVSLALIRLSSLGYAVPGTVLAIGVMAPVLTMDHWINDIAKLMEWGRPGLILSGSMFAIIFAMVVRFSAVAIGSVESSLNKISPSMDMAGRTMGCEPGQMLRRIHLPMIRRGILVGGLLVFIESMKELNAALLLRPFNFETLATYVYNFASDEHLELAALPAVLLVLVGLIPLIVVNRSLEQAH, encoded by the coding sequence ATGACCAAAGAAACCTTTAAGCTCTGGAAAACCGGCAGCGGGGCTACAGCCCTACTGCTGGTTTTACCTATTCTGGCAATTTTCTACTTATCCTTCGGTGAAACAGAGGGCCTTTTTACTCACCTTTTTGACACTGTTTTACCTGTTTATACCCTGAATACTTTTGCTCTGGTTTCCGGAGTAATGATTCTGGCTCTGCTTTTTGGCGTTCCCTCTGCCTGGCTGATGGCAATGTGCCGGGTTCCGGGAGAGAAAGTCCTTCAGTGGGCACTGGTTCTTCCTCTTGCTATGCCCGGTTATATCGTCGGATATATTTACACCGACTGGTTTGACTATGCCGGGCCGATACAATTTTTTATCAGAGATATGACAGGGTGGGGAGCCGGAGAATATTGGTTTCCTGATCTCAGAACCCTGCCGGGAGCGACTCTGATTCTGGCTCTGGTATTTTATCCCTATGTTTATCTGATGGTGCGTGCAGCTTTTATGGAGCAGAGTGTGAGTCTGCTGCAATCAGCGCGGTTACTGAAATGTTCTCCGTGGGAAAGCTTTAAACGGGTATCGCTTCCGCTTGCAAGGCCCTCAATTGCCGTTGGTCTTTCTTTGGTTGCTATGGAAGCTTTGGGAGACTTTGGTACGGTTAGTTATTTTGCGGTGAACACATTAACTACTGCGGTTTACGATACCTGGCTTGGGTATTCAAACTTAAATGCTGCCGCGAAAATTTCGGCCATTATGCTGGTTGTGGTGGTTCTGCTGCTAAGCGGAGAAAGATACAGCAGGCGCAAACAAAAGCTATTCCAGAGCAGTTTCAGTAGCCATGAAGATATCCGTTATGCACTCACCGGCTGGAAAAAATGGTTGGCACTAATCTGGTGCTGGGGGCTGATTTCTGTCGCTTTTATTTTTCCCTTAGGCCAGTTACTTATTTACGCGTTTCAATATTTGGCTGAAAGCTGGACCGCTGAATTTAAAGCCTATGCGCTAAACAGCCTGCAGGTGTCCGTGCTTGCTGCAATTGCGGCAATCATGGTGGCTTTAGTGGTTAACTTTGCTTATCGTCTGGATAAGTCGGGAGTCAGTCTGGCACTTATCCGGCTCTCTTCTTTAGGCTATGCCGTGCCGGGAACGGTTCTGGCTATTGGTGTGATGGCACCGGTATTAACCATGGATCACTGGATAAATGATATTGCTAAGCTGATGGAATGGGGACGGCCGGGACTTATTCTGTCCGGCTCTATGTTTGCTATTATCTTTGCCATGGTAGTGCGCTTTTCTGCAGTGGCGATTGGTAGTGTGGAAAGCAGCCTGAATAAGATCTCTCCGTCGATGGATATGGCGGGAAGAACCATGGGGTGCGAGCCGGGTCAGATGCTACGCCGGATACACCTTCCTATGATCCGCAGAGGTATTCTGGTGGGAGGTCTGCTGGTCTTTATTGAGTCCATGAAGGAGCTGAATGCCGCTTTACTTTTGCGGCCCTTTAACTTTGAAACCCTGGCAACCTATGTTTATAACTTTGCATCCGACGAACACCTGGAGCTGGCTGCATTACCCGCAGTGCTTCTGGTTCTGGTCGGTTTAATCCCGCTAATTGTCGTTAACCGTTCACTGGAGCAGGCACATTAA
- a CDS encoding ABC transporter ATP-binding protein, whose product MSSTLSITDLVCKYEQQVVLESLSLKVDKGEIVCLLGASGCGKTTLLKAIAGLIPLSSGNLSLNDQLLDDGKRWIAPEKRNIGMIFQDYALFPHLTVAENIVFGLKNQSKAGKEKKVEEMLSLVHLNGYGERYPHQLSGGQQQRVAIARSLAYQPDLLLLDEPFSNIDTQVRHALILEIRKIFKSQGVTAIFVTHSREEAFAFADKMAVMNKGVIEQFGSPGELYYRPSSKFVADFLGGGSYLPARRISEGIYKTSLGEISASSDKEIAPGQECVLLLRPQQVIIRPDNDSELRVAEQQFMGDHCRYIVDVNGTRLVATSSEPLSVGDKVSIALDQEGILAFA is encoded by the coding sequence ATGAGCAGTACTCTTTCAATTACAGATTTAGTTTGTAAGTACGAACAGCAGGTCGTACTTGAGTCTCTTTCCCTGAAAGTTGATAAAGGTGAAATTGTCTGTCTGCTTGGCGCAAGTGGCTGTGGAAAAACAACCTTATTGAAAGCGATCGCGGGATTGATTCCGCTGAGTTCAGGAAACCTGAGCCTTAATGATCAACTTCTGGATGATGGAAAGCGCTGGATCGCTCCGGAAAAGCGTAATATTGGTATGATCTTTCAGGATTATGCGCTCTTTCCTCACTTAACCGTGGCTGAAAACATTGTCTTTGGATTGAAAAATCAATCTAAAGCCGGGAAAGAAAAGAAAGTCGAAGAGATGCTTTCTCTGGTGCATTTAAATGGCTATGGAGAGCGCTATCCGCATCAGCTTTCCGGAGGTCAGCAGCAGCGGGTTGCGATTGCACGCTCGTTAGCTTATCAGCCGGATCTTCTGCTACTGGATGAACCTTTCTCCAACATCGACACACAGGTAAGGCACGCCCTGATTCTTGAGATCCGAAAGATATTTAAAAGCCAGGGCGTAACAGCGATCTTTGTTACTCACAGCCGTGAAGAAGCTTTTGCCTTTGCCGATAAAATGGCGGTAATGAATAAAGGAGTAATAGAGCAGTTTGGCAGCCCGGGTGAGCTATATTACCGGCCCTCAAGTAAGTTTGTGGCTGATTTCTTAGGTGGTGGCAGTTACCTGCCAGCCAGGAGAATATCAGAGGGCATCTATAAAACCTCGCTTGGAGAGATCTCTGCAAGTTCCGACAAGGAGATAGCTCCGGGACAGGAGTGCGTTCTGCTTCTGCGCCCGCAGCAAGTGATTATCCGGCCTGATAACGATAGTGAGCTTAGAGTGGCAGAGCAGCAGTTTATGGGGGATCACTGCCGCTATATTGTGGATGTTAACGGAACCCGGTTAGTTGCTACTTCTTCTGAGCCTTTGTCTGTTGGGGATAAGGTTTCCATAGCGTTAGATCAGGAAGGTATTCTGGCCTTTGCCTGA
- a CDS encoding type II toxin-antitoxin system Phd/YefM family antitoxin, producing MTARILADVAASITELKANPMKVASSAYGEPVAVLNRNEPAFYCVPAEAYEMMMDKLEDLELLAIAQERESEESISVNIDDL from the coding sequence ATGACCGCTAGAATTTTGGCTGATGTAGCAGCGAGTATTACGGAATTAAAAGCTAATCCAATGAAAGTTGCATCTAGTGCATATGGCGAACCTGTTGCCGTGCTAAACCGAAATGAGCCTGCATTTTATTGTGTCCCTGCTGAAGCGTACGAAATGATGATGGACAAGCTTGAAGATCTTGAACTGCTTGCTATAGCTCAGGAACGTGAATCTGAAGAGAGTATTTCGGTAAACATTGATGACCTATAA
- a CDS encoding type II toxin-antitoxin system RelE/ParE family toxin, with translation MTYKLDFKKSALKEWKKLGSTLQQQFKKKLIERLDNPHVPASKLSGADNLYKIKLRQSGYRLVYKVEDNVIVVTVLAVGKRERSDVYRKAMKRLDD, from the coding sequence ATGACCTATAAGCTGGATTTTAAAAAGAGTGCTCTCAAAGAGTGGAAAAAGCTGGGCTCGACGTTACAGCAGCAGTTTAAAAAGAAACTAATTGAGCGTTTGGATAATCCGCATGTACCGGCGTCCAAACTTTCAGGTGCTGATAATTTGTATAAGATTAAGCTGCGTCAGTCTGGTTATCGTCTGGTGTACAAGGTTGAAGATAACGTAATTGTTGTTACCGTTTTGGCTGTAGGTAAGCGTGAACGAAGCGATGTTTATCGAAAGGCAATGAAACGTTTGGATGACTAA